The Planktothrix agardhii NIES-204 genomic interval GACATCAAATTAGTCAAGATCTTCCGATCCAATATTTTTCTGAATCACCGAGCAAAATGGGGCCGAACCTGTGAACACTAACCTCTCGAATGCTCAAACCTACGAAGCCGAAAGGCAAAGGGCAGAATTCCTAGGGGAACTCAACCAAGTAAAAACGGCGTTTTTAAGCAGTATTAGTCATGAATTTCGCACCCCATTGACCTTAATTCTGGGTTCAGTTGAAGAAATTCTCCAGGGTGAAGACTGTCTTAACTTCTCTCAACGGGAACAGTTAACAATCGCCAAACGCAATAGTTTACGATTACTCAAACTGGTTAATACCCTCGTTGATTTTTCCAGTATTGAAGCAGAACGAATTCAAGCGGTCTATGAACCTACGGATTTAGCCACTTTAACAATTGAACTGGTTAGTATGTTTCGTTCGAGCATCGAACGGGCGGGAATACATTTGATTATAGACTGTCCGCCCCTACCCGAACCTATTTATATAGATCGAGAAGTGTGGGAAAAAATAGTAATGAATCTTTTTTCTAATGCTCTTAAATTTACATTTAAAAGTGAAATTATACTTTCTTTGCGCTGGGTCACAAATGGTATTGAATTAGAAGTACAAGATACCGGAATCACCACGGCAACCTATTTAGATGAAGTCAAGAGTTGGTCTGCGGAAACCAATGTTGTGGTTCAGGTTCAGCAGATGCCCCCCCCCCAATTACCCCTTCCCCAGATATTGTTAGTGGATGATAATCCGGATCTGTGCAATTATATTCAGCGTTTACTGAGTCAAAAATATCAGATAAAATCGGTGAATAGTGGGTTAGCCGCATTAGAGAGCATTCGGGAACAAAAACCCGATTTAGTGATTACCGATGTGATTATGCCGGAATTGAACGGCTTGGAACTGCTACAAATTCTGCGCCACGATCCTGATACCCAAAGGATTCCAATTATTCTGCTCTCAGCCCGGGCGGAGGAAAATGCCAGGATTGAAGGCCTAGAAGCGAAAGCCGATGACTATCTGATTAAACCCTTTTCTGCCCGGGAACTCCTGGCTCGTGTCCAGTCGATTTTGGAAATGACCCAACTCCGCCAAGAAGCCACAATTCGAGAACAGGAATTAATCAACACCAAAGCCCGGGTGACTGATATTCTCGAAAGCATTACCGATGGCTTTTTGTCCTTAGACCATCAGTGGCGATTAACTTATGTGAATGGAGCATCGGAACGGCTCTCTGGTAAAACCCGAGAGGAATTGTTAGGGGGTAATTTTTGGGATATTTATTCTCATTTAATGGGCTTTGAAGGTGAGGAGAAACTGCGTCAGGTAATCCAAACTCAGGTGGCTGATAATTTTGAAACCTGTTTGGCTCAAGACAACCTCTGGTATGAAGTTCATGTCTACCCCTATGAAAAGGGTTTAGCCATTTATTGGCGAGATATTACCAAACGCAAACAGGCAGAAATAACTTTACTCAAAAGCGAAGAACGATTACGGGTTGCCCTGAAAAGTGCGCCAATTACCTTATTTAATCAGGATCAAACCCTCCGCTACACCTGGGTTCATAATCCCACCCTCAACCAATCCGATCAGGAGATTATCGATAACACGGATTTTGAGTTGTTCCCCGAGGCGGGAGTCGCTCGACTGACTCAACTCAAACGCCGGGTGCTGGAAACCGGGATCGGGACGCGGGAGGAAGTTCCTATTTTCGCCGACGGACAGCAATACTGTTTTGATTTAACCATTGAACCCCTACACAATCCTAACCATGAAATTATCGGGATTACTTGTGCGGCTGTTGATATTTCCGACTACAAACGCATAGAGTTAGCCCTGCGCCAAAGTGAAGCCCAGGCAAGGGCAAGGACTGAGGAGTTGAAAACTTTTATGGAAACCGTTCCAGCCGCGGTCTGGATTGCCCATGACCCCCAATGCCACCAGATGACGGCGAACTGGGCAGCCCATGAATTGGTGCAGTTAGCCTCGGGATCGTTGGTGACGGCGACCCCCGAGGATGGCTCCTAT includes:
- a CDS encoding PAS/PAC Sensor Hybrid Histidine Kinase is translated as MNTNLSNAQTYEAERQRAEFLGELNQVKTAFLSSISHEFRTPLTLILGSVEEILQGEDCLNFSQREQLTIAKRNSLRLLKLVNTLVDFSSIEAERIQAVYEPTDLATLTIELVSMFRSSIERAGIHLIIDCPPLPEPIYIDREVWEKIVMNLFSNALKFTFKSEIILSLRWVTNGIELEVQDTGITTATYLDEVKSWSAETNVVVQVQQMPPPQLPLPQILLVDDNPDLCNYIQRLLSQKYQIKSVNSGLAALESIREQKPDLVITDVIMPELNGLELLQILRHDPDTQRIPIILLSARAEENARIEGLEAKADDYLIKPFSARELLARVQSILEMTQLRQEATIREQELINTKARVTDILESITDGFLSLDHQWRLTYVNGASERLSGKTREELLGGNFWDIYSHLMGFEGEEKLRQVIQTQVADNFETCLAQDNLWYEVHVYPYEKGLAIYWRDITKRKQAEITLLKSEERLRVALKSAPITLFNQDQTLRYTWVHNPTLNQSDQEIIDNTDFELFPEAGVARLTQLKRRVLETGIGTREEVPIFADGQQYCFDLTIEPLHNPNHEIIGITCAAVDISDYKRIELALRQSEAQARARTEELKTFMETVPAAVWIAHDPQCHQMTANWAAHELVQLASGSLVTATPEDGSYPFEFKIQRQGQDIPPEDLPMQQAGRTGENIESEFEFVFENGEVRYIYGRAVPLRDEAGEIRGVIGAFLDVSDRKRVEQEREQLLIREQAAREQAEMTNRIKDEFLTVLSHELRSPLNPILGWTKLLQTRKFDSQGTAQALETIERNAKLQTQLIEDLLDISRMLRGNMVLHKQPVNLITIITSVIETFKLAAEAKGIQVRFEIAQNSGFSSLLIYVLGDETRLQQIIWNLLSNGIKFTTPGGIVEIYLKSGEDHVQIQVKDTGIGINPQFLPYVFDYFRQQDGTNTRKFGGLGLGLAIVRHLTELHGGTVSANSLGENLGAAFSVQLPLMKSVETCHGTSVQPQNPEINSINLTGLRVLAIDDQAETRTLIGSILTQAGAQVKMASSAQEALLMIQEFSPDVLVSDIAMPDMEVYIFRDEVRNTSSIPVIGLTTNPEETNASLTRDTRFQIHLAKPIVADELVACVATLTHRIRNSAI